In the genome of Phlebotomus papatasi isolate M1 chromosome 2, Ppap_2.1, whole genome shotgun sequence, one region contains:
- the LOC129803272 gene encoding group XIIA secretory phospholipase A2-like — protein MQITYWKVAIYVVTFLAYAYSGYGSNIISSLRESLLAAESVLGDVFRNLGPLAQKFKTVQEVFDAAVEPDCIFKCPGGESPKQNWYYTPSSNGCGALGLKVDKEYLPAAEMEKCCDAHDLCYDTCNTDKELCDADFKKCLYRHCDQYEALGELPAKGCKAAAKMLFTGTLTLGCRAFLDAQTRSCYCSGSGKRGRKGEL, from the exons ATGCAGATTACTTACTGGAAAGTGGCCATCTACGTTGTCACTTTCCTGGCCTATGCATATTCCGGCTATGGATCCAATATCATCTCCAGCCTTCGAGAATCTCTTCTGGCTGCAGAATCCGTGCTTGGAGATGTCTTCCGGAATCTCGGGCCATTAGCTCAGAAATTCAAGACTGTCCAGGAGGTGTTTGATGCAGCTGTTGAGCCAGATTGTATCTTCAAGTGTCCAGGAG GTGAATCTCCCAAGCAAAATTGGTACTATACTCCTTCATCCAATGGCTGCGGGGCCCTAGGGCTGAAAGTTGACAAAGAGTATTTACCAGCAGCTGAAATGGAAAAGTGCTGTGATGCCCATGATCTCTGCTATGATACCTGCAACACGGATAAGGAACTCTGTGATGCTGACTTCAAGAAATGCCTCTATCGTCATTGTGATCAGTATGAAGCGCTCGGAGAGCTTCCTGCGAAAGGATGCAAAGCCGCAGCAAAGATGCTGTTCACCGGAACGCTTACACTGGGCTGTCGGGCGTTCCTGGACGCTCAAACGAGGAGCTGCTACTGTTCGGGATCTGGGAAAAGGGGAAGGAAGGGAGAATTGTAA
- the LOC129803190 gene encoding probable ATP-dependent RNA helicase DDX46: MARGSNSGRDRDKKRTGSKSPERKRARRSKSRDKDRKSRRDRREKSPERNSREGRDRDRGERRHGGSSKSSKSGGYAFAKEREAAMKLAKSLERERNKEKEPKEVVEVKEETFDMGAIDKEEEQRRLELEMTKRRERIERWRAERKRKELEVNKKDKVNVLANITLPSAKKWSLEDDSEDEAEEATNQGAAEEEEIDPLDAFMQEVNEEVRKVNKISQPMKKTGSGVVIMTGVAKKSETSTKKKGELIEQNQDGLEYSSEEEVEDIKDTAANLVNKHKKELAKIDHSGVNYAPFRKNFYVEVPELAKLTSEEVDKYRSDLEGIQVKGKGCPKPIKTWAHCGVSKKELDVLKKLAFDKPTPIQCQAIPAIMSGRDLIGIAKTGSGKTLAFILPMFRHILDQPPIDDGDGPIAIIMTPTRELCMQIGKDIRKFSKPINLRAVCVYGGTGISEQIAELKRGAEIIVCTPGRMIDMLAANSGRVTNLKRVTYIVLDEADRMFDMGFEPQVMRIIDNIRPDRQTVMFSATFPRQMEALARRILKKPIEVQVGGRSVVCKDVEQHIAVLEDEAKFFKLLELLGHYQEHGSIIVFVDKQENADILLKDLMKASYPCMSLHGGIDQFDRDSTIVDFKSGRVKLLIATSVAARGLDVKHLILVINYDCPNHYEDYVHRCGRTGRAGNKGFAWTFITEDQGRYAGDIIRALELSGAAIPDDLRNLWNNYKAGQEAEGKRVHTGGGFSGKGYKFDEQEAAAVKESKKFQKAALGLQDSDEDDDLDQDIDQQIESMFAAKRNVKEVEVPIVASHLPQTSSTDKLELAKRLASRINIARNLGFEAKGATQQAAEAILKGAAAQPIITAKTVAEQLAAKLNNKLNYQPKEEEEPTAAENEATFKKYEEELEINDFPQQARWKVTSKEALAQISEYSEAGLTVRGTYVPQGKNPPDGERKLYLAIESCNELAVQKAKREITRLIKEELLKLSTAHHVFNKGRYKVL, encoded by the exons ATGGCTAGGGGAAGCAATAGTGG GCGCGATAGGGACAAGAAACGCACGGGAAGTAAGTCACCGGAGCGTAAGAGGGCCCGGCGGTCAAAGTCACGAGATAAAGATCGGAAGTCGAGGAGGGATCGTCGTGAAAAGAGTCCGGAGAGGAACAGTAGAGAGGGCAGAGATAGAGACAGGGGAGAACGAAGGCATGGGGGCTCATCGAAGAGCTCAAAAAGTGGTGGGTATGCATTTGCTAAGGAGCGAGAAGCAGCTATGAAATTGGCAAAGTCGCTGGAGAGGGAGAGGAATAAGGAGAAAGAGCCGAAGGAAGTGGTTGAAGTGAAGGAGGAAACTTTTGATATGGGGGCAATTGACAAGGAAGAGGAACAGAGACGGTTGGAGTTGGAGATGACAAAGCGCAGGGAGAGGATTGAGAGATGGAGGGCGGAGAGGAAGAGAAAGGAACTGGAAGTGAATAAGAAGGATAAAGTGAATGTTTTGGCCAATATAACTCTTCCGTCGGCAAAGAAATGGAGTCTGGAGGATGATTCGGAAGATGAGGCTGAGGAAGCAACGAACCAGGGAGCTGCGGAAGAGGAAGAGATTGATCCTCTGGATGCATTTATGCAGGAAGTCAATGAGGAGGTCAGGAAAGTCAATAAGATCTCCCAGCCGATGAAGAAGACAGGAAGTGGAGTTGTGATTATGACAGGAGTGGCCAAGAAATCTGAGACGAGTACGAAGAAGAAAGGAGAACTGATTGAGCAGAATCAGGATGGTCTTGAGTATTCCTCAGAGGAGGAAGTTGAAGATATCAAAGATACAGCTGCAAATCTGGTGAATAAACACAAGAAAGAATTGGCCAAGATTGATCACTCAGGCGTCAACTATGCTCCCTTCCGGAAGAATTTCTACGTGGAAGTGCCGGAATTGGCAAAGTTGACAAGTGAAGAAGTGGATAAATACCGTTCGGATTTGGAGGGGATCCAGGTAAAGGGCAAAGGTTGCCCGAAGCCCATCAAAACCTGGGCACACTGCGGAGTGTCCAAGAAGGAGTTGGATGTCCTCAAGAAATTGGCCTTTGACAAACCAACTCCCATCCAATGTCAGGCTATTCCGGCAATTATGTCCGGAAGGGACTTGATTGGCATTGCCAAGACGGGCAGTGGAAAGACTCTGGCCTTCATTCTACCCATGTTCCGGCACATCCTCGATCAGCCACCAATTGACGATGGAGATGGACCCATTGCCATCATCATGACGCCCACCAGGGAATTGTGCATGCAAATTGGCAAGGACATCCGGAAGTTTTCCAAGCCCATCAATCTCCGTGCGGTTTGTGTCTACGGTGGCACGGGGATTTCTGAACAAATTGCCGAATTGAAACGAGGAGCCGAGATTATTGTTTGCACTCCTGGCCGGATGATTGATATGCTGGCAGCTAATTCCGGAAGGGTCACAAATCTCAAAAGGGTCACTTACATTGTTCTGGATGAGGCCGATAGGATGTTTGACATGGGCTTTGAGCCCCAAGTCATGCGAATAATCGACAATATCCGGCCAGATCGACAGACAGTGATGTTCAGTGCAACTTTTCCCCGGCAGATGGAAGCACTGGCGCGGCGGATTTTAAAGAAGCCCATTGAGGTCCAAGTAGGCGGAAGATCAGTGGTCTGCAAGGATGTTGAGCAACACATTGCTGTTCTCGAGGATGAGGCGAAATTCTTCAAGCTACTGGAACTCCTGGGACACTACCAGGAACATGGGAGTATCATTGTGTTCGTGGACAAGCAAGAGAATGCAGATATTCTGCTGAAGGATCTCATGAAGGCATCCTATCCTTGCATGAGCCTCCACGGTGGCATCGATCAATTTGACAGAGATTCCACCATCGTGGACTTCAAATCCGGAAGAGTTAAGCTACTCATTGCAACTTCTGTAGCGGCTCGTGGCTTGGATGTCAAACATCTCATCTTGGTCATCAATTACGACTGCCCCAATCACTATGAGGACTACGTGCACAGGTGTGGGCGCACTGGAAGAGCAGGCAACAAAGGATTCGCCTGGACATTTATCACAGAGGATCAAGGAAG gtatGCTGGGGATATAATTAGAGCCCTGGAGCTGTCTGGAGCTGCAATTCCTGATGATCTGCGAAATCTGTGGAACAACTACAAGGCTGGCCAGGAGGCAGAAGGGAAACGCGTCCATACAGGCGGTGGATTTAGTGGGAAGGGTTACAAGTTCGATGAGCAGGAAGCTGCTGCAGTAAAGGAGAGTAAGAAATTCCAGAAGGCTGCTCTTGGGCTGCAGGATTCCGATGAAGATGACGATCTGGATCAGGATATTGATCAACAGATTGAGAGTATGTTTGCAGCAAAGAGGAATGTCAAGGAAGTCGAGGTGCCTATTGTGGCGTCTCATCTGCCTCAGACGTCGTCCACGGATAAGCTGGAGTTGGCCAAGAGATTGGCGTCCAGGATAAATATTGCTCGGAATCTCGGATTTGAGGCCAAGGGAGCAACTCAGCAAGCTGCAGAGGCTATTCTCAAGGGTGCTGCAGCTCAGCCAATCATCACGGCAAAGACAGTGGCTGAACAGCTGGCAGCTAAGCTCAACAATAAGCTGAACTACCAGCCGAAGGAGGAGGAGGAACCAACAGCAGCAGAGAATGAGGCGACCTTCAAGAAGTACGAGGAAGAGTTGGAGATTAATGATTTCCCGCAACAGGCTCGCTGGAAGGTGACATCGAAGGAGGCTCTGGCACAGATTTCGGAATATTCCGAGGCGGGATTGACGGTAAGAGGCACGTATGTGCCTCAAGGGAAGAATCCGCCGGACGGAGAGAGGAAACTCTACCTGGCCATTGAGAGCTGCAATGAATTGGCTGTCCAGAAGGCCAAGAGGGAGATCACGCGGTTAATCAAGGAAGAACTCCTGAAACTCTCAACAGCTCATCATGTCTTCAACAAGGGGCGCTACAAAGTCCTCTAA